AGAAATGTCGAACTGCATTATGAGGACAGTGAGGGCAGCTTTGATGAGCACTGCAAACACCACCAGAGAAAACAGAACCGCATAAATTGTTATTAactattaaacaaaactatgaGAAATACGAAAAATGACTGGAAAATTAAGTGTGATAAAAATTTACACGTAATCAAGAATTCTACAGTCACAATCCTTGCAAAAGTAATACGAGTATGGGCGAATTTGCAAGAAGCGGAtctggggaaaaaaaaatatgcacaTCAGCCATGTCGATAGTAATGTTCAAGTGCTATATACAAAATTCAGGAAAAGTTAACAAACCAGTGAGTAAAGCTCTCCAACACGATTTTGGAGAGGAGTGCCACTCAAAGCCCATCTATAGGTAGCCTCCAAAGCAAAAACAGCTCTTGCAGTATTGCTACGTCTTTCTTTGATGTAATGAGCCTGGTATGAAGAAATGTAAATTGAGCTCTAGTAATCAATGTCAGATCCATAAATCTAGTCTCCCAAAAcaatatgaaagaaaagacGCCCTTAAAGTTATTCTATGGTTGGTGACAATAAGTTTACTATGGTTTCCTATGTGTATCTCACATGCTTGAATTTCAACGAAAATTGTGAAAAAGGTTAACACCAACAACAGACAGTAAGTTTTGGTTCTGACCTCATCCAAGATGATCCGATTCCACTTAACAGAGTGCAAAAGAGACTTCTCTTTGTCATCTGAACCTAACTGATCTTTTTCTACTGTTTGTTTGgtcttcttcttagatttctttaatttcttatcCTCTCCTGCATCAGCCTCCTTGCCTTGCTGTGAGGATGAATCTGaagtcttcttccttttctgcTTAGATTGTTTTGCCGTTTTGACAGCCGAAGGTCCACAAAAATATCGCAGGTGGATCACAAGCTTCTTCGGGTAAAATGACTTGCTGCAATATGCACATTGCACCTTCGACGGCATTATGTTTCTCCTATATTCACTCTCAACAGTGGAATATGTTGTCAAAACAAAGTCGTAGTTCATAAACTCTTTAATATTCTTCGCTCTCTTTGCCCCATGGTATACAAGGACCTTAGTGCTTCCCGGGGATGTAAACCGAGCAATCTCATTTAACCACTGAGAAACAGCAACAAGAGGACAAAGAACCAGAGTACAACCCGCAGCTTCCCCAAACTGTGCCCTGTCAACTTCTCGTCTGGCAAGAACAAGAGAGATGGCTTGTATTGTTTTTCCCATTCCCATCTCATCCGCGAGAATCCCTCCTGCAACAGATTGTTCCTGTTTTGTTGCCCAGGCCAAAAATTCCTTTTGGTACCTTAATAGCGGCATAATCAAATCTGAAGGCGGCTCAGCAGTTTCAGCAATCACAGCATTGTGCTGATCTAAATCAACATCCTCTGACATATGTTCATCAATCCAGCTATTCTGCTCTTTTTCCCAAGTCTCCCACAATAGCACTACTTTCTCTTTGCGTGCATCaggttttttccttttcttgctTGCTCTTGGTAGGTTTACAATTGCCAAAACAGGTACAGGATTTGGTAAATCATCATTAGCAACAACCTCCTCTaactcctcctcctcctcctcgtcACCTATGTTCAAATACGAATCGTGAGAAAGTCAGAGCTTAACCCAAAGAGAATCAACTTTAAAACAGACACCTTTAGTGACGAATCATAATACCTTGAAATTCAGAGCCGATTGAATCGTCATCTGAAGATATAGCATAAGGTTCTTCATCAGGGTTGATACCAGTTCCTTCCTCGAGATCCACAACTacttgagaagaagaaaagattataaattaatcTCTCGACCGTATCTAAGGCCctaaagtttcaatttctaCCCTCACAAAGACATCAGGGCACAATACCAAAACTATATCATCAAATTAACAGAGATCATCAGAGCAcaatacccaaaaaaatcaattaatagAGTTCAGATCGCACTGAAACAGAGACACTAACAAGTTCACTATGATCCGCAATTTCTCGGGTACAATGGGACGATTAGGGATCAAACCCAAAATCAACAGCGAGAAATCACGAAAGGGTCGTGTGAAGATTACCTTCAGTCGATGGACGAATCGCCTTATTGCGGGACCGAAGCTCCATCTCTGTCCTAATTCGCAAAATTGAGGATAATTggaaaattttaagtttaggGTTACTATGTTCTATAAAGTGGTCGGTtctatttttccattttttgttgattgtCCAGAACGGCGGGAAACACGACATTATACAGACGTGTCAACTAACCTATCGGTTCGATTAGCAAATTGTGACTGCAGCAATCTAACCAAAAGATCTTGTATCAAATTAAATTGGAGAAGCAATGCTAAATGGAAAATTAACTTAGGTATCGTATATTATAGACATTATGTGAAACCGATACATGTGTAATGTGAGACGCAAAATCACAATCTCTACATAACTACCAAAACTTTTAGTAGATACTGTATTATAATAATGGCTTAATTAATGATGGAAACTATAGCTTTATGATCTATTTGACTTTATCCTTCTGTCCGATAAAGATAAATTTTCtaggaaaaatatttgtccCACAAAGATAGAAGTTTTATATTTCCaatgcaaattttaaaactgttttccCGTTTTACCCTTACtaaataattagataaatatttattattgtttttaaagtatattaagAGGTTAAAATTGTCTTTATACaatatttcttaaagaatgtgaaatttctaaaaatttcATCTTAGTGGGACGGAGGGAGTATATGgtatatttcaaagaaaaaaaaaacttaaaataccATATAGTTTCGAtcattaaactaaaaactgaaaaaaagaaaaaaaaatgaaatagacATTGGTGCGTAGATAGAAAAGCACTATAACATGCATGTTGAGTTTAGAGTCTTTAGACATTTAGATGACGGCTTTATCGACGTCAGTCTCCTTCATCATTGGCAAAATTTCGAATGTTCCATGAGTCCATGACGAGATTTGGTTGTTGTTCTATTTAAAGGTCGGAAGTGACCGTGACCATGAGATGTTATTTCATGTGTTTGTTAAGGTTCTTAAGGATTAGGCAAGTTTCAAGAATCAATATTGAAAGTAGACACAAGCGGTTGACACAAAATGACGATAGCTATAGCAAAATCATTGTAGAAAGTTATTGTTTATGCAAAATCCATTGTAGAAAGTTATTGTTTATGCAAAATCATTGTAGAAAGTTATTGTTTATGcaaactcaaattttaaataagtCAACGTAGCCAATACAGCAATAAAAGCTAAAACTATTATTATGTTGCTTTCGTAGAGAAATATCTGACGATAGGACCTCAAAACTGAAATATGGGTCGTACATATGTTACACAAGTTAATTCAAttgaaatttgtattttgcaaaaagaaagatatattgTTGAAACAATGTTGGTTATGTGTTCCTCTTAGAAAACTGACTAGATGTcttcagagaaaaagaaagaaaacggATTAAGTCCAAAATTAAGATCAATCCgtattcaatattttcttattagattttttttttttgaaaacattcttacacaaaaatagaagaaatcaCATCTTGAAGTGAAAAATGTatcatacatatttttttgtttagtcttGAAACAATACAAGAGAAATAGAATGACAAGAAGTAGTATTGTCAAGACACTAAACGTGAGATTGGTAATAAGAGCTTTGATTAATGGCGACCGCCGCCGCCACCACTACCGCTTCCGCTGCCGGAACCTTGACCAGAGCCTCCACCTACCCCAACACCTATTCCAATTCCAATCCCAATGCCGACGCCTCCTCCATGCCCTCCACCAACACCACCACCGTGCCCCaaacctcctcctcctccacctccagcaccaccaccgccaccgaGTCCTCCTCCGGCACCACCGCCGAGTCCTCCTCCAGCACCAAATCCGCCACCATGTCCGGATCCACCACCCACACCACCTCCTCCGccaccgcctcctccaccgcctccACCAGCACCTCCTCCTACTCCACCTCCTACTCCACCTCCAGCACCAAAACCACTACCATGACCGGATCCACCATTAGCACCACCGCCTCCGCCGCCCCCACCTCCACCGCCTCCACCAGCACCTCCTCCTACTCCACCTCCTACTCCACCTCCAGCACCAAAACCACTACCGTGACCGGATCCACCATTGGCACCACCGCCTCCGCCGCccccacctccacctccacctccaccgccAACTCCTCCGCCAGCTCCACCACCAATCCCTCCTCCGGCTCCAAACCCACTGCCATGACCGGAACCACCGCCAACACCTCCCCCTCCGCCCCCACCAGCTCCCCCTCCACCACCAATTCCTCCAGCACCGCCGCCTACACCTCCTCCGGCTCCAAACCCACCACCGTGACCAGAACCACCGCCAacacctcctcctccgcctccaCCAGCTCCGCCTCCCCCACCAATTCCTCCACCAGCACCCCCACCAACTCCTCCGCCGGCTCCAAACCCACCACCATGACCGGAACCACCACCAAtacctcctccaccaccaccaccagctCCGCCTCCACCACCAAGTCCTCCTCCAGCTCCGCCACCAACTCCTCCTCCGGCTCCAAACCCTCCACCTtgtccaccaccaccgcctaTACCGCCACCACTTCCTCTCCCACCGCCGAaccctccaccaccaccgcgTCCAAACCGGCCACGTCCAGCACACCTCCGGCCCCACCTACAATCATCGTCTCTAAACCTCGCAGGACCCACCACAGATCCATCCCCCAAAACACATTCCACACACGAATTaagcaaaaccaaagaaagaagcaaacaagTAACGCCCTTAAGTTCCATCTacaaggagagagagagagaaataacaataaaatgtCTTCTCTTGTTTGCTTGTGATATCTCAGTCACTGGAACTGAACATTCCCTTATATAATAGGTAAATGAAACCTCCAAAGTCGAAAGAAATAAGCAAGTGGGATGAAGAAGCCATTAATATGGATCCCCATGCATGTTACGTTCTACGCGTTTGGGGCCGTTGGGCCATTGGCGGGAACCATTTAATGAACGTTTTCTTCGACTAAGTCAAAATAGATCTACactttgtttagatttttagtAGCTTTCTATCTTTCTAGTTTTGAACATTAACTACTATCCTTTATTATCCAAACTCGTTGACATTTCAAATCATCACATCCAGTCTGATcacatcatatatattatcacCATTAATGATTAAACCGAGTTTTACCGATATGTATTTGTTCTAGTCGTACCACTACTAGAGTCGTTGACCCTAATATTCGAAAATTACTAATGCATGCTTTCCCATTGAAAGGATTAGAAACTGGAACCAGTTTATTGGATAATTTCCAgtgtttttttacttatatcttctttatatggtgctttaatttgttttcagtttgtCACTCACATTTCACATGTCCATggttaaaagaaatattacaCCTATGAATCTATGATTGTGAAGGCTATGGACATGGAAATATTAACTTTAGAACAACTAGTGAGAGTCAACGGTACCGACAATAGTCAACGGAAAAAATgtagagagaaaataaatttggctCACATGCAATTGTAAGTACATTGTCTAAACCTTACTATACCTTTTTAATATCTACTATCTCCCCAACTAAAACCACCAATCAATATCCACTTCCAGTTAATTATATCTAATTGCATAAACTATACATGCATGCTTGAATATTGATATGCTTAAATTCCAATGATACTTgaataataaagaaacatttaGGACTTggtttacaaaataaatatataaaacatataggACGTGATGGTTTAGCTCAACCGATTATCCGGAAGTGaaaatcatcaaatacaatgacaaattttctaaatatttaaattctaCACTAGTCAGAGACAAATCTTTATTCCAATCAATATTTAACAATTAGGTGCTTGTGTAAGTTCCAGATGGGCTTTTGGTTTCGTCTGTCTGGGTCAGTGTCACCATGGGCGAAACCCACCGGATTTTAGGATGTATGAACATAATACTTAGCCAATCCGGATTGAACATATCCAAGTTACatacataaaagaaattaagaaaacatggGTACATGACATATATCAGGTGCCCTAATCATCCGCTTCAATGGAGCAATAATATGTTGTTTGATACATACGGAATTTTTAATCGAGTATCAGTGAATACTAGCTAAAGAGATTTTATACCACGTAATGGtcatacaaaaataacaattatagAATTGAATATTAGTTCATATAATCTGACAAAATAAGAACCTGAATTTGgttgaaaattaaaacatagaGTATGTAATAATATAATCCTTGACAAAAGAGATTGAAGTTGTGAAAGGGGGAACTGGTGATCTTTTACTTGCCTCAAACCATGATCCAACTTTTTATTCGAAGCAAtcgaaagaaaagaaatatcgATTCGATCAAACTCGAACCAGTTGTTATAGGATTACTCCATATCGCTGATCATTTTCTATGATTCTTATTAATCATCTCCAAACATATAATCAGTTGATAtatcttcacttcttcttcgacCTTTGATCCTGACAATGTGTATAGTCAATAAAAATCGTAATGATTCCAAGCACACACACATGATCATGTATACATGCACATGTACGAATCATTTGATAACATGCTCATGTATTGTATACATATGTACGAATAATTTGATTGTATATTTGCGGTTTAAAACATATGTGCGAGTATGATAAAGATTAGAGAGACATACGATGGATGATGAAGTGATGATGAGTCGCCTGAGAAGGCATAAGGATCATTGCTCTCTGACTCTGTATCTCTACTTTAAGTCTCTGCCCAAACCTTATGCATATATATGGTGTGATACAACTCTTAATAATGAGCATATGTTTCACcaacttctttttcaattataaGAAAGTAGATGGAAAGCTAAAGATGACTActtataatttggtaattttcatattatataataataggagtatttatataatatattattgcTTTTAAGCATGCTTACGTTTGAAAATTCATGGTGacaatccatataaataaaaaaccaaaaacatagaGATTGAAATTTACAGGTTCACTGAACCTGGTCCCCTTTTCGTTTGAGGATTGGAAAAAGCAACCAAGTGCAATTAATTAGGGCTCCCGTTAAGTAGTTAACTAATCggtaacttttcttttgtttcgaAATTTTAATGACCATCTTTTACTGGATCTGAAAGACACATGCATATATCCAAATCGTTAAACTTTAACATGCTAACTGTCTTGGGTTAGTGATAGGGtgaatttttgtatataacaGTGGATGTTACAGTTTtctaaagaaaatttaaatactaATTTGGCATTTCACGCTTCATTATTAGTGTGGCTGGTGACAAATCTGATTAATTCAtagtaaaatgaaaataataaaatcatataacaaGAAATTATTGGAAATGACAACCTAAAAGACAAATCATTTTCGTTAATTATTAGCCTAAATACAATCATTTTCCATTAAGTATAAAGATTAAGAGAAACTAATGGCCACGTTGCAGGTTTTGTCCATGACACACTACTTAGTTAGGGAGttctatattaatttgtttcagTAGAGAATTGTCGTATGTCggcaaaagaaagaataattgGCTATGATCCACTCGAATTTTGCGCTTTCAATGTACGGTAAACTCTCTCTTGACTCCAAAAACCTTTTGAGTAAAGTAGAGAAACTGTGTCCGGATATTTTGATTTGAGCAATTGTcatcctaaaccctaaaatgtGATAGCCAATTAGATTCTCCACTCTTTCTGATAAAAGAATTCAACcattcgttttcttttctccgCATTTTGATAGATCTCTCGAAATTTCAAAACCAGAATTAATACATTCCTTATATCATTGACCATATGATATAACAATACATAATAAATCAACGGTGATAAAACttgatttaattaatttgactAAGACTTATAGCCTAACGGCCTAATGGTTCTTATTTGTATAACGCATTGTCATAACTTTTGTAcgataaaaaaagtttaatttcatatatatatatatgaataaaatacactcttttttggtaatgtatatgctaattttttttaaaaatgtatatactATTTTCTTGGATAAGATAGACCTAGCAAGCATTgacttatattttatttctttgagTATGTCTACACAAACGTTCGGATGTTGTCAATTACTAGTGGATGTATCGCCTGTACCACGGCATTTCCACTTGGCTAAAAGATGAATCTATGAACGATTCTGttgtttttgtcaaccaaGTGGATagtgaaaagtgaaaagtgaaaacgaTCCTATCATCAGTATATTTGTCAAATGGGGTTATGTGGCTAGTTCGAATTTGTGAGCTTCCCTAAAAAGTATCACATTCTTACTGGGCTTGGAGGTTCAAATTGGGCCTAAGTGATTTCATAGGAGCCCATATATAAGCTATGAATTTCTCTACttaacaaatttcaaataacagagaaaaataaaataaaaaattggaacgagactgttgttgttgtggtctCAATCCTATCCACAGAtggttaatgttttttctttatctgcTCTGTTTTTCAATGGCTTCTATAGTTCCTCTTCTCCGTACTCTCTTAACTTTCAAAACCTCACGAAATCATGCTTTTaaacatttcttcttctccaatttctCATCGAATTCCTCATTTCCTCTCTGATTTTAACAATCCCACTTCAAATTTCCCTCCGAAATCCAAAACCCATCTCCCAAAATCTAATCTCTCCACTTTATCGAACCATAGCCTCTACGGCACCAAGAACAGAGCTTTctataaaaacaagagaaacccTTATAACAGAACACAAGCTCTCGGTCGATTCGATTTCGGAAGTCTCGAATCAGTTCTCGAAGCTTCCGCTGTTCTCACTGCGATCATCGTCGTACACGAGACCGGTCACTTTTTAGCTGCTTCTCTTCAAGGTATCCGTGTGAGTAAATTCGCGATAGGGTTTGGTCCGATTCTAGCTAAATTCAATTCCAACAATGTCGAATACTCTCTTAGGGCCTTTCCATTAGGTGGATTTGTTGGATTCCCTGATAATGATCCCGACAGTGATATCCCTGTAGACGACAGAAATCTTCTCAAGAATCGACCGATTTTGGATAGAGTGATTGTTGTTTCAGCTGGAATTGTCGCTAACGTTATCTTCGCTTACGCTATAATCTTTACTCAAGTGGTATCTGTTGGATTACCAGTTCAAGAATCTTTTCCTGGAGTTCTTGTTCCTGATGTTAAGTCTTTCTCTGCTGCTTCTCGTGATGGATTGCTTCCGGGAGATGTTATCTTAGCCGTTGATGGTACTGAGCTATCTAATTCCGGTTCTGATTCGGTTTCTAAAGTTGTTGATGTTGTGAAGAGGAATCCGGAGCACAATGTCTTGCTCAGGATCGAAAGAGGGAAGGAGAGTTTCGAAATCCGGATCACGCCGGATAAGAGTTTCGATGGAACGGGGAAAATCGGTGTTCAGTTATCACCGAATGTTAGATTCGGTAAGGTGAGACCGAAGAACATACCGGAAACTTTTAGTTTCGCCGGTAGAGAATTCTTTGGGCTCTCTTACAATGTATTGGATAGTTTGAAACAGACTTTCTTGAACTTCTCTCAAACCGCTAGTAAAGTCGCTGGTCCAGTGGCGATTATTGCGGTTGGAGCAGAAGTAGCGAGATCAAACGCGGACGGGCTTTACCAGTTTGCAGCATTGCTGAATCTAAACCTTGCTGTGATCAATCTGTTGCCTTTACCGGCTCTCGATGGTGGAACTTTGGCTCTGATCTTATTGGAAGCGGTTCGAGGCGGGAGGAAATTACC
This sequence is a window from Arabidopsis thaliana chromosome 1 sequence. Protein-coding genes within it:
- a CDS encoding Helicase protein with RING/U-box domain-containing protein, which gives rise to MSCFPPFWTINKKWKNRTDHFIEHSNPKLKIFQLSSILRIRTEMELRSRNKAIRPSTEVVDLEEGTGINPDEEPYAISSDDDSIGSEFQGDEEEEEELEEVVANDDLPNPVPVLAIVNLPRASKKRKKPDARKEKVVLLWETWEKEQNSWIDEHMSEDVDLDQHNAVIAETAEPPSDLIMPLLRYQKEFLAWATKQEQSVAGGILADEMGMGKTIQAISLVLARREVDRAQFGEAAGCTLVLCPLVAVSQWLNEIARFTSPGSTKVLVYHGAKRAKNIKEFMNYDFVLTTYSTVESEYRRNIMPSKVQCAYCSKSFYPKKLVIHLRYFCGPSAVKTAKQSKQKRKKTSDSSSQQGKEADAGEDKKLKKSKKKTKQTVEKDQLGSDDKEKSLLHSVKWNRIILDEAHYIKERRSNTARAVFALEATYRWALSGTPLQNRVGELYSLIRFLQIRPYSYYFCKDCDCRILDYVAHQSCPHCPHNAVRHFCWWNKYVAKPITVYGSFGLGKRAMILLKHKVLKDILLRRTKLGRAADLALPPRIITLRRDTLDVKEFDYYESLYKNSQAEFNTYIEAGTLMNNYAHIFDLLTRLRQAVDHPYLVVYSNSSGANANLVDENKSEQECGLCHDPAEDYVVTSCAHVFCKACLIGFSASLGKVTCPTCSKLLTVDWTTKADTEHKASKTTLKGFRASSILNRIKLDDFQTSTKIEALREEIRFMVERDGSAKAIVFSQFTSFLDLINYTLGKCGVSCVQLVGSMTMAARDTAINKFKEDPDCRVFLMSLKAGGVALNLTVASHVFMMDPWWNPAVERQAQDRIHRIGQYKPIRVVRFIIENTVEERILRLQKKKELVFEGTVGGSQEAIGKLTEEDMRFLFTT
- a CDS encoding Helicase protein with RING/U-box domain-containing protein (Helicase protein with RING/U-box domain; FUNCTIONS IN: helicase activity, DNA binding, zinc ion binding, ATP binding, nucleic acid binding; EXPRESSED IN: 24 plant structures; EXPRESSED DURING: 15 growth stages; CONTAINS InterPro DOMAIN/s: Zinc finger, RING-type, conserved site (InterPro:IPR017907), Zinc finger, RING-type (InterPro:IPR001841), Zinc finger, C3HC4 RING-type (InterPro:IPR018957), DEAD-like helicase, N-terminal (InterPro:IPR014001), DNA/RNA helicase, C-terminal (InterPro:IPR001650), Helicase, superfamily 1/2, ATP-binding domain (InterPro:IPR014021), SNF2-related (InterPro:IPR000330); BEST Arabidopsis thaliana protein match is: P-loop containing nucleoside triphosphate hydrolases superfamily protein (TAIR:AT1G02670.1); Has 29218 Blast hits to 14448 proteins in 1607 species: Archae - 124; Bacteria - 8622; Metazoa - 6656; Fungi - 6694; Plants - 2674; Viruses - 189; Other Eukaryotes - 4259 (source: NCBI BLink).), coding for MELRSRNKAIRPSTEVVDLEEGTGINPDEEPYAISSDDDSIGSEFQGDEEEEEELEEVVANDDLPNPVPVLAIVNLPRASKKRKKPDARKEKVVLLWETWEKEQNSWIDEHMSEDVDLDQHNAVIAETAEPPSDLIMPLLRYQKEFLAWATKQEQSVAGGILADEMGMGKTIQAISLVLARREVDRAQFGEAAGCTLVLCPLVAVSQWLNEIARFTSPGSTKVLVYHGAKRAKNIKEFMNYDFVLTTYSTVESEYRRNIMPSKVQCAYCSKSFYPKKLVIHLRYFCGPSAVKTAKQSKQKRKKTSDSSSQQGKEADAGEDKKLKKSKKKTKQTVEKDQLGSDDKEKSLLHSVKWNRIILDEAHYIKERRSNTARAVFALEATYRWALSGTPLQNRVGELYSLIRFLQIRPYSYYFCKDCDCRILDYVAHQSCPHCPHNAVRHFCWWNKYVAKPITVYGSFGLGKRAMILLKHKVLKDILLRRTKLGRAADLALPPRIITLRRDTLDVKEFDYYESLYKNSQAEFNTYIEAGTLMNNYAHIFDLLTRLRQAVDHPYLVVYSNSSGANANLVDENKSEQECGLCHDPAEDYVVTSCAHVFCKACLIGFSASLGKVTCPTCSKLLTVDWTTKADTEHKASKTTLKGFRASSILNRIKLDDFQTSTKIEALREEIRFMVERDGSAKAIVFSQFTSFLDLINYTLGKCGVSCVQLVGSMTMAARDTAINKFKEDPDCRVFLMSLKAGGVALNLTVASHVFMMDPWWNPAVERQAQDRIHRIGQYKPIRVVRFIIENTVEERILRLQKKKELVFEGTVGGSQEAIGKLTEEDMRFLFTT
- a CDS encoding uncharacterized protein (unknown protein; Has 30201 Blast hits to 17322 proteins in 780 species: Archae - 12; Bacteria - 1396; Metazoa - 17338; Fungi - 3422; Plants - 5037; Viruses - 0; Other Eukaryotes - 2996 (source: NCBI BLink).); this translates as MKPPKSKEISKWDEEAINMDPHACYVLRVWGRWAIGGNHLMNVFFD
- a CDS encoding Peptidase M50 family protein (Peptidase M50 family protein; FUNCTIONS IN: metalloendopeptidase activity; INVOLVED IN: proteolysis; LOCATED IN: chloroplast, plastid; EXPRESSED IN: 22 plant structures; EXPRESSED DURING: 13 growth stages; CONTAINS InterPro DOMAIN/s: Peptidase M50 (InterPro:IPR008915), PDZ/DHR/GLGF (InterPro:IPR001478), Peptidase M50, putative membrane-associated zinc metallopeptidase (InterPro:IPR004387); BEST Arabidopsis thaliana protein match is: ARABIDOPSIS SERIN PROTEASE (TAIR:AT2G32480.1); Has 10190 Blast hits to 7652 proteins in 2240 species: Archae - 41; Bacteria - 6892; Metazoa - 13; Fungi - 4; Plants - 72; Viruses - 0; Other Eukaryotes - 3168 (source: NCBI BLink).) encodes the protein MLLNISSSPISHRIPHFLSDFNNPTSNFPPKSKTHLPKSNLSTLSNHSLYGTKNRAFYKNKRNPYNRTQALGRFDFGSLESVLEASAVLTAIIVVHETGHFLAASLQGIRVSKFAIGFGPILAKFNSNNVEYSLRAFPLGGFVGFPDNDPDSDIPVDDRNLLKNRPILDRVIVVSAGIVANVIFAYAIIFTQVVSVGLPVQESFPGVLVPDVKSFSAASRDGLLPGDVILAVDGTELSNSGSDSVSKVVDVVKRNPEHNVLLRIERGKESFEIRITPDKSFDGTGKIGVQLSPNVRFGKVRPKNIPETFSFAGREFFGLSYNVLDSLKQTFLNFSQTASKVAGPVAIIAVGAEVARSNADGLYQFAALLNLNLAVINLLPLPALDGGTLALILLEAVRGGRKLPLEVEQGIMSSGIMLVLFLGLFLIVKDTLNLDFIKEML